One Saccharomyces kudriavzevii IFO 1802 strain IFO1802 genome assembly, chromosome: 7 DNA segment encodes these proteins:
- the CBF2 gene encoding Cbf2p (similar to Saccharomyces cerevisiae CBF2 (YGR140W); ancestral locus Anc_3.504), which produces MYSTIEEPMSSEDKFQELVDSLKPRTAHQYKTYYTKYIQWCQLNQIIPTPEKDSVNSVPYKELPISAELIHWFLLDTLITDDNSEERKEEGEDVDEEEENSFKIATLKKIIGSLNFLSKLCKVHNNPSANIDTKYLELVTKLHTHWLDSQKAITTNETNNTNTQVLCPPLLKVSLNLWNPQTNHLSEKFFKTCSEKLRFLVDFQFRSYLNLSFEERSEIRFGSLQAGRMDKDSIVYHKKTFSTENKDVPTRHQLVTLLPQDCPFICPQTTLAAYLYLRFYGIPSVSKGDGFPNLNADEAGSLLQDLPILRGKSLTTYPREETFSNYYTTVFRYCHLPYKRREYFKRCNLVYPTWNDDVYKKFFDEENHENWLEQPETFAFPDKIPFDFKRVMNFKSPYTSYSTNPKKDPLPPPKDLLVQIFPEIDEYKRHGYDNLSQNARDFLDLMERLRERLLSNLPWIFKFFPNHDIFQDPIFGNSDFQSYFNDKTIHSKGSPTLPFDILPGFNKIYKNKSNFYNLLIEPPSQLALSSSNNPDARFSQRAESEGPSQMTQADTEHVNELLKQQSFEFVQFQTLSNFQILLSVFNKIFEKLEMKKSSRGYILHQLNLFKDTLNERIKKSKIGDSDKFIRDIQPIKKEETAMNGDVPNNVRRSKKPKQIRLLSIADSSDESSTEDSHLFKKEGESNNGGDTDEENEDENDPEMQEQLKSMINELITSKISTFLQDQMGQFELKINALLDKILEEKVTRIIERKFSTDATPLSTLKRPQPHITEEDNVVFDVEVSKKPRFSGKYAEPAEDKYNYQPISSTASPPLEQGQRVDSHTDEQLFILDDSIDTIEGIILEWFTPNPKYGNQCVHSMNKSGNKLWRTNCETLYKERKSIVEFYIYLVNHESLDRYKAVDICEKLRDQNEGSFSRLAKFLKKWRHEHHNSFDGLLVYLSS; this is translated from the coding sequence ATGTACAGCACGATTGAAGAACCTATGTCATCGGAGGATAAGTTTCAAGAATTGGTAGACTCACTGAAACCAAGGACCGCTCACCAATACAAGACCTATTATACCAAGTACATACAATGGTGCCAGCTTAACCAGATTATACCGACGCCGGAAAAAGATTCTGTAAACAGTGTCCCCTATAAAGAGCTACCAATATCTGCAGAACTAATACATTGGTTTCTATTGGACACACTGATAACTGATGATAACTCTgaagagagaaaagaagagggaGAAGACGTTGATGAGGAGGAGGAGAACTCATTCAAAATCGCTacgttgaagaaaatcattGGCAGCCTTAATTTTTTGTCAAAATTATGCAAAGTGCACAATAATCCAAGTGCGAATATAGACACGAAATATCTGGAACTAGTCACGAAGCTTCACACCCATTGGCTAGATTCTCAAAAGGCAATAACTACCAATGAAACAAACAACACTAACACTCAAGTGTTATGTCCGCCCCTATTGAAAGTGTCCTTAAATTTGTGGAATCCGCAAACTAATCAtctttctgaaaaattcttcaaaacttgTTCGGAAAAACTCAGATTTCTAGTGGATTTTCAATTCAGAAGCTATCTGAATCTTTCATTCGAGGAAAGGTCAGAAATACGATTTGGTTCCCTCCAGGCCGGTCGAATGGACAAAGATTCTATAGTGTATCACAAGAAAACTTTCTCAACGGAAAACAAAGACGTACCGACTCGTCACCAACTCGTGACATTATTACCCCAGGATTGTCCCTTTATCTGCCCTCAGACTACATTAGCGGCATACTTATATCTAAGGTTTTATGGTATACCTTCTGTCTCAAAGGGTGATGGCTTCCCGAATCTAAACGCTGATGAAGCCGGCTCGCTTTTACAAGATCTGCCCATCTTAAGAGGCAAGTCGTTGACCACTTACCCCAGAGAGGAAACATTTAGCAACTATTATACCACCGTTTTTAGATACTGCCACCTACCttacaaaagaagagagtATTTTAAGAGATGCAACCTCGTTTATCCAACTTGGAATGATGATGTgtataaaaaatttttcgatGAAGAGAACCATGAAAACTGGTTAGAACAACCTGAGACTTTTGCTTTTCCAGACAAAATACCATTTGATTTTAAAAGAGTCatgaatttcaaatctcCATATACCTCATACTCTACAAACCCTAAAAAGGACCCCCTTCCACCCCCGAAAGATCTATTGGTTCAGATATTTCCTGAAATCGATGAATATAAAAGACACGGCTATGACAATTTGTCCCAGAATGCAAGGGACTTCCTAGATTTAATGGAACGGCTACGGGAAAGACTGTTGAGCAATCTGCCCTggattttcaagtttttccCCAACCACGATATATTCCAGGATCCAATCTTTGGGAATTCGGATTTCCAATCATATTTTAATGATAAAACGATACACTCAAAGGGTTCTCCCACCCTGCCATTCGATATATTACCAGgattcaataaaatctataaaaataagTCAAATTTCTACAATCTTCTAATAGAGCCGCCTTCGCAGTTGGCTTTGTCATCGAGTAATAATCCGGATGCACGCTTTTCTCAAAGGGCAGAATCAGAAGGCCCCTCTCAAATGACTCAAGCAGATACTGAGCATGTGAACGAGTTATTAAAACAGCAAAGTTTTGAGTTTGTCCAATTCCAAACACTGTccaattttcaaatattattatctGTATTTAATAAAATCTTCGAGAAGttagaaatgaaaaaatcctCAAGAGGTTATATTTTACATCAACTCAATTTGTTCAAGGATACGTTGAATGAAAGGATCAAGAAATCTAAAATTGGCGATTCCGATAAATTCATCCGAGATATTCAGCCCatcaaaaaggaagaaactGCCATGAATGGAGATGTGCCGAATAATGTGCGCCGATCAAAGAAACCAAAACAAATTAGACTACTCTCAATTGCGGATTCCTCCGACGAGTCCTCCACAGAAGATTCGcatttgttcaaaaaggaAGGTGAATCCAATAATGGTGGTGAcacagatgaagaaaatgaggatGAGAATGATCCTGAAATGCAAGAACAACTGAAATCCATGATAAACGAACTTATTACTTCCAAGATAAGCACTTTCTTACAAGATCAAATGGGGCAAtttgaattgaaaataaacgCTTTACTAGATAAAAttctcgaagaaaaagtcaCTCGAATTATCGAACGAAAATTTAGTACAGATGCCACGCCACTTTCAACCTTGAAGAGACCACAACCACATATAACAGAGGAAGACAACGTTGTATTTGACGTGGAAGTCTCGAAAAAGCCTCGATTTAGTGGAAAGTATGCAGAACCTGCAGAAGACAAGTATAACTACCAACCCATATCAAGTACAGCATCGCCGCCTCTAGAACAAGGCCAACGAGTAGATAGCCATACTGATGAACAACTTTTTATATTGGACGATTCTATAGATACCATAGAGGGTATTATTCTTGAATGGTTTACTCCAAACCCCAAGTACGGCAACCAATGCGTACACTCGATGAACAAATCTGGAAATAAGTTATGGAGAACCAATTGCGAAACTTTATacaaggaaagaaaatcaattGTGGAGTTTTACATTTATTTGGTCAACCATGAGAGCCTTGACAGATACAAGGCGGTAGATATTTGCGAGAAATTACGAGACCAAAACGAAGGCTCTTTTTCCCGCTTGGCAAAGTTCCTGAAGAAGTGGAGACACGAACATCATAATTCATTTGATGGGCTGTTGGTTTACTTATCTAGCTGA
- the VPS62 gene encoding Vps62p (similar to Saccharomyces cerevisiae VPS62 (YGR141W) and TDA6 (YPR157W); ancestral locus Anc_3.505), whose product MQFPRYNPGRRSANQGKGLFFLLASIIVLLIPCHAVLVPWLDSDPFEEAFVEMKDGPWGTDIVSNMLPLHPSEVTEDNKSLKYKGSVPQYVIDNSPLLHLYSEEKYWPADVKDFVKRFQLRDHSGEHIIKESLRDLSDLREHYLVELENSTWVRISSEDSYMTSLDDFDKDPDWLLGEQPEYGTGHIKKAPAVLFVVDKGNGWVDAFWFYFYPFNWGPYIMGSGPWGNHVGDWEHSLVRFYKGEPQFLWMSAHGGGTAYKFEAIEKIKRLRRIDGKLTNEVIKKPLIFSARGTHAHYASVGQHSHDVPFFFMPLSDFTDRGPLWDPSLNFYAYTITVGETMTPCGAEEAKMGLDWLSFKGAWGDKQLKSWDPRQKWCPFQWKYIDGPRGPLFKNMARVSLCQRFKWWNFWKGCPARRYIKKGEGLDAEKNDLVGDNCGILLYNIRPKWLRSILRFFTWRGSLCFIMDYFTG is encoded by the coding sequence ATGCAATTTCCACGGTATAACCCAGGCCGAAGATCTGCTAATCAGGGGAAGGGActatttttccttcttgcATCTATTATCGTTTTACTGATACCCTGTCATGCAGTACTTGTGCCTTGGCTAGATAGTGACCCTTTTGAAGAAGCGTTCGTAGAAATGAAAGATGGTCCATGGGGTACGGACATAGTTTCAAACATGCTTCCATTACATCCCTCTGAAGTTACTGAGGATAATAAAAGTTTAAAATATAAAGGCAGTGTACCGCAATATGTTATTGATAATAGCCCTCTGCTCCATTTGTAtagtgaagaaaaatattggCCCGCTGATGTTAAGGATTTTGTAAAGAGATTTCAGTTGCGAGATCACAGTGGGGAACATATTATTAAGGAAAGCCTTCGTGATTTAAGTGATTTGCGGGAGCATTATCTTGTAGAATTAGAGAATTCGACGTGGGTCCGCATATCTAGTGAAGATTCATATATGACAAGTTTGGACgattttgataaagacCCAGACTGGCTGTTGGGTGAACAACCAGAATATGGTACGGGCCATATCAAGAAGGCACCAGCGGttctttttgttgttgataagGGGAATGGTTGGGTAGATGCATTCTGGTTTTATTTCTATCCATTTAATTGGGGGCCGTACATTATGGGTTCTGGACCATGGGGAAATCATGTAGGAGACTGGGAACATTCTTTAGTACGATTCTATAAAGGGGAACCGCAATTTCTTTGGATGAGTGCCCATGGAGGCGGTACTGCTTATAAGTTCGAAGCCATtgagaaaatcaaaaggcTTCGCCGTATAGATGGGAAATTGACAAATGAAGTCATCAAGAAGCCTTTGATTTTCAGCGCAAGAGGAACGCATGCACATTATGCATCTGTCGGTCAGCACTCGCATGATGTTCCATTCTTCTTTATGCCATTGAGTGATTTTACTGATAGAGGTCCATTATGGGATCCTTCTTTAAATTTTTATGCCTATACCATCACTGTTGGGGAAACAATGACACCATGTGGTGCTGAAGAAGCTAAAATGGGACTAGATTGGCTGTCATTCAAGGGCGCTTGGGGTGATAAACAATTAAAATCATGGGACCCAAGGCAAAAATGGTGCCCTTTTCAATGGAAATATATTGATGGGCCAAGAGGCCCACTATTCAAGAACATGGCAAGAGTTTCTCTCTGCCAAAGATTTAAATGGTGGAATTTTTGGAAGGGATGTCCCGCAAGaaggtatataaaaaaaggcGAAGGTTTAGATGCGGAGAAGAATGATCTCGTGGGTGACAATTGTGGTATTTTGCTATACAACATAAGGCCAAAATGGCTGCGTAGCATACTCCGCTTTTTCACATGGAGAGGAAGCTTATGCTTCATCATGGATTATTTTACAGGGTGA
- the BTN2 gene encoding Btn2p (similar to Saccharomyces cerevisiae BTN2 (YGR142W) and CUR1 (YPR158W); ancestral locus Anc_3.506), with protein sequence MFSIYNSPCVFEQLPTFNEPTSSHHFERSSPMYYPECKRRRAVKANLKPSKGKSRDWSRTLKYALTATPNGYTLSLYKRVPYELISKYVNEKLDELKESHYRPTYHVVQDFFGNQYYVEDEVDENALFRSALKELEFKAIGKKIAKDLFQDYEIELNHRGDELSILSKRDNIFKDFCLDQVFEDVFVISCGIENMDDDSRDKYALLKIGLVRQERKNITLNASQQKVLLNEPKEQPQEDINTCQSFPEQKEVVEPETSLLKEEQIKKWIEEERIMQEESRKAEKQKLAVESVKRQKKEKQAKLKAKKESLIKRQKSKRAEQKKIPESNSSTFSEIKTNFKDNNINTDFAQSDNESINSESDTNSDSSMSSNALKNFVSPVLEEVEDEEVDRYNESLSRSPKGNSIIEDM encoded by the coding sequence atgttttccaTATACAACTCACCATGCGTTTTTGAACAGTTGCCCACTTTTAATGAGCCCACAAGCTCCCATCATTTTGAACGCAGTTCTCCAATGTATTACCCAGAATGTAAAAGGAGAAGAGCGGTAAAAGCGAACTTAAAACCAtccaaaggaaaaagtaGAGATTGGTCCCGAACTTTAAAGTATGCGCTCACAGCAACACCAAATGGTTACACTTTAAGCTTATATAAGCGAGTTCCATATGAACTCATCTCAAAGTACGTTAACGAAAAGTTGGATGAACTGAAGGAGAGTCATTACCGCCCAACTTACCACGTTGtgcaagatttttttggtaatcAGTATTATGTTGAAGACGAAGTCGATGAAAATGCTTTATTTAGATCTGCACTGAAAGAACTGGAGTTCAAAGCTATCGGGAAGAAAATTGCTAAGGACTTATTTCAAGATTATGAAATAGAACTGAATCATAGAGGTGATGAATTGAGCATATTAAGCAAAAGGGATAATATcttcaaagatttctgTCTGGATCaagtatttgaagatgtcTTCGTTATCAGTTGTGGCATCGAAAATATGGACGATGACTCTAGAGATAAATATGCTCTTTTAAAGATTGGTTTAGTTAGacaggaaagaaaaaacattaCACTCAATGCCTCACAACAAAAGGTGTTACTAAACGAACCAAAAGAGCAGCCTCAGGAAGATATCAACACTTGTCAATCATTTCCGGAACAAAAGGAAGTGGTAGAACCAGAAACATCGCTActgaaagaagaacaaataaaaaaatggattgaagaggaaagaatcatgcaagaagaaagtagAAAGGCAGAAAAGCAGAAACTGGCTGTGGAAAGTGtaaaaagacaaaagaaagagaaacagGCAAAATTAAAAGCCAAGAAGGAATCTTTAATAAAGAGGCAAAAGTCCAAGAGAGCTGAGCAGAAAAAGATTCCAGAGTCTAATTCATCAACTTTCTCGGAGATCAAAACCAATTTCAAAGACAACAACATTAATACCGATTTTGCACAAAGCGATAACGAAAGTATAAACAGTGAATCAGATACGAACTCAGATTCCTCCATGTCAAGCAAcgcattgaaaaatttcgttTCACCTGTATTAGAAGAAGTTGAGGACGAAGAAGTTGATAGATACAATGAATCCTTGAGCAGATCTCCTAAGGGTAATTCTATCATTGAGGATATGTAA
- the SKDI07G3890 gene encoding uncharacterized protein → MVSLDIFSLLIMSLLMDLATADSCDSEWDKREDVEFAVGRPAVTDHLGPVTIASLDLPQFFDCLRNNTNLTSIVGYLPGVVSINVNVSMGELGNYNESLLTKCCSTNEFGLTQFDYLVFTEGWREVFTGIDRADQDQQIVRSNIAGQIGDANPDVNGELRLTNSTIISESLYRRGADMTINLLVVATKAALPY, encoded by the coding sequence ATGGTTTCATTggacattttttcactcttgATTATGTCATTATTGATGGATCTTGCAACTGCGGATTCGTGCGATAGCGAATGGGATAAAAGAGAGGATGTTGAATTTGCTGTCGGCAGACCAGCGGTTACCGATCACTTAGGACCAGTGACTATTGCATCACTTGACTTGCCGCAGTTCTTCGACTGTCTACGTAACAACACTAATTTGACGAGCATAGTGGGATACTTACCAGGAGTAGTCAGCATTAACGTTAACGTATCTATGGGTGAGTTAGGCAATTACAACGAATCGCTATTGACCAAATGTTGCTCTACTAACGAATTTGGCTTAACCCAGTTTGACTACCTTGTTTTCACTGAAGGTTGGCGTGAGGTCTTTACAGGTATAGATAGGGCTGATCAGGACCAACAGATAGTACGTAGTAATATCGCTGGCCAGATTGGTGACGCAAATCCAGATGTTAATGGTGAGCTGAGGTTGACCAACTCCACTATAATCAGTGAGTCACTATACAGGCGTGGCGCAGACATGACAATTAATTTGCTAGTAGTAGCTACCAAGGCGGCGCTACCAtattga
- the SKDI07G3900 gene encoding uncharacterized protein, whose amino-acid sequence MDRGSEYTNKTLHNFFMECGITPCYTTTADSRAHGIAERLNRTLLDDCRTHLQCSGLPNHLWFSAVEFSTIIRNSLISPKNKNYPRQHAGLAGLDISTLLPFGQTVVVNNHSPDSKIYPRGITGYALHPSRNSYGYIIYVPSLKKTIDTTNYVISHGEQSRLDQFNYDALTFDADINRLTAPYQSFIEQNEAEQSHDLNIESDQDFQSDIELNPDSHEYDVPTVTNDSTHSFDDPKQLKPAPTTTVRAPREVNADISTSNILPSCKRTRIIDISDTDNTESGGITQADISSPDPISDSKSSNSNQANGNNNVIELDSPTDAIPNSDDDRIPSLGGTNGQTIPQHTGPNNKIYDGPPTIEESLPENQSPDSTFPKTTSDT is encoded by the coding sequence ATGGACCGAGGATCCGAGTACACTAACAAGACCCTtcataatttctttatggAATGCGGTATAACCCCATGCTatacaacaacagcagatTCCAGAGCGCATGGTATTGCTGAACGATTAAATCGTACCTTATTGGACGACTGTCGCACACACCTACAGTGCAGCGGTTTACCGAATCATTTATGGTTTTCAGCAGTCGAATTCTCCACCATTAtcagaaattctttaatttcgccaaaaaacaagaattacCCACGACAACATGCTGGTTTAGCAGGACTTGACATTAGTACTCTATTACCATTCGGTCAAACTGTTGTAGTCAACAATCACAGTCCCGATTCAAAGATTTACCCTCGTGGTATTACTGGTTACGCCTTACATCCATCACGAAACTCGTATGGTTATATTATCTATGTtccatctttgaagaaaacaatagacACTACTAATTACGTTATTTCGCACGGTGAACAATCCAGATTGGATCAATTCAATTATGATGCACTTACCTTTGATGCTGATATCAATCGCTTAACCGCTCCTTATCAATCCTTTATCGAGCAAAATGAGGCAGAACAATCTCACGATCTAAATATTGAATCGGATCAAGACTTCCAATCTGATATTGAGTTGAATCCTGATTCTCACGAATATGATGTTCCCACAGTCACAAATGACTCAACACATTCATTCGATGACCCCAAGCAGCTGAAACCTGCACCTACCACAACTGTTCGTGCACCGAGGGAAGTTAATGCTGATATATCTACATCTAACATTCTTCCATCCTGTAAACGAACTCGCATAATTGATATCTCTGACACGGATAATACAGAATCGGGTGGTATAACTCAAGCAGATATTTCGTCACCTGATCCTATATCCGACTCCAAATCATCCAACTCAAACCAAGCTAATGGTAATAACAATGTTATCGAGTTAGATTCCCCCACCGATGCCATTCCAAACTCTGATGATGACAGAATCCCCAGTTTGGGTGGTACGAACGGTCAGACTATTCCTCAACATACTGGACCCAATAACAAAATTTATGATGGCCCACCTACTATCGAGGAATCTCTACCAGAAAACCAGTCGCCCGACTCTACGTTTCCAAAAACAACATCCGATACCTAA
- the SKDI07G3910 gene encoding uncharacterized protein, giving the protein MDDSNISTNTKSKKRSLEEDKTEIKVSRDTWNAKNMRSLEPPRSKKRIHLIAAVKAVKSIKPIRTTLRYDEAITYNKNNEEKEKYTEAYHKEVNQLLKMNTWETDKYYDRNSIDPKNIISSMFIFNKKRDGMYKARFVARGDIQHPDTYDPGMQSNTVHHYALMTSLSLALDNEYYVTQLDISSAYLYADIKEELYIRPPPHLGMNNKLLRLKKSLYGLKQSGANWYETIKSYLIKQCGMDEVRGWLCVFKNSQVTICLFVDDMIFFSKDLKANKKIIANLRRQYDTKIINLSESDNEIQYDILGLEIKYKRGKYMKLGMENSLTDKLPKLNVPLNPKGRKISAPGQPGLYIEQDELELDEDDYKSKVHKMQKLVGLASYVGYKYRFDLLYYINTLVQHILFPSKQVLNMTYELIQFLWDTRDKQLIWHKNTSAKRENKIVAISDASYGNQPYYKSQIGSIFLLNGKVIGGKSTKASLTCTSTTEAEIHAVSEAIPLLDNLSHLVQELHNKPITKGLFTDSRSTISIIMSKNERSLETDSSVLKQ; this is encoded by the coding sequence ATGGATGATTCTAATATCTCTACTAATACCAAAAgtaagaaaagatcattAGAAGAAGATAAGACTGAAATTAAGGTATCCCGAGATACATGGAATGCCAAGAACATGCGTAGTCTAGAACCACCAAGGTCAAAGAAACGTATTCATTTAATTGCAGCTGTAAAGGCGGTAAAGTCAATCAAACCAATCCGAACGACCTTAAGATATGATGAAGCAATCACATATAATaagaataatgaagaaaaggagaaatatACTGAAGCATATCATAAAGAAGTTAACCAactattaaaaatgaatacTTGGGAAACAGACAAATATTATGATAGAAACTCGATAGATCCCAAGAATATAATAAGCTCAATGTTTATATTCAACAAGAAGCGTGACGGAATGTATAAGGCTAGATTTGTTGCAAGAGGCGATATTCAGCATCCTGATACATATGATCCGGGCATGCAATCCAATACTGTACATCATTATGCACTGATGACATCTTTGTCACTTGCATTAGATAATGAGTACTATGTCACACAACTAGACATATCCTCCGCTTACTTGTATGCCGACATCAAAGAGGAATTATACATAAGACCTCCACCACATCTAGGAATGAATAATAAATTACTACgtttaaagaaatcactTTATGGTTTAAAGCAAAGTGGTGCAAACTGGTATGAAACTATTAAATCATACTTAATAAAGCAATGTGGCATGGACGAAGTACGTGGATGGTTGTGtgtgttcaaaaatagtcAAGTCACAATATGTCTATTCGTTGATGacatgatatttttcagcaAAGATCTAAAAGCGAATAAGAAAATCATAGCAAATCTCAGAAGACAATACGATACTAAAATTATAAATCTAAGTGAAAGTGACAACGAAATTCAATATGATATCCTTGGCctagaaataaaatataaaagagGTAAATATATGAAGTTAGGTATGGAAAACTCCTTAACTGATAAATTACCCAAGTTAAACGTACCTTTAAATCCAAAAGGTAGAAAAATCAGCGCTCCAGGCCAACCAGGTCTCTATATAGAGCAAGATGAACTAGAACTAGATGAAGACGATTACAAATCGAAGGTTCATAAAATGCAAAAGCTGGTAGGTCTAGCGTCGTATGTTGGATATAAATATAGATTTGATCTACTATACTATATCAACACCCTTGTGCAACATATATTATTTCCATCGAAGCAAGTATTAAACATGACATATGAACTGATCCAATTCCTATGGGATACTAGAGACAAACAATTAATATGGCACAAAAACACATCTGCCAAGCGAGAAAATAAGATAGTTGCAATAAGTGATGCATCATACGGCAATCAACCATATTATAAATCACAAATTGGCAGCATATTTCTACTCAATGGAAAAGTAATTGGAGGAAAATCAACGAAGGCCTCGTTAACATGTACTTCAACTACAGAAGCGGAAATACATGCGGTCAGTGAAGCTATCCCGTTACTGGATAACTTAAGTCATCTTGTACAGGAACTTCATAACAAGCCAATTACAAAAGGCTTATTTACTGATAGTAGATCTACAATCAGTATAATTATGTCTAAAAATGAGAGAAGTTTAGAAACAGATTCTTCGGTACTAAAGCAATGA